A single genomic interval of Labrus mixtus chromosome 6, fLabMix1.1, whole genome shotgun sequence harbors:
- the LOC132975389 gene encoding multiple inositol polyphosphate phosphatase 1-like, producing MQNFLWKFIVFPVLICSCCFCDNVNTEDNPNIPAIAKYFNTKGRYEEVNPHLREDILAANRSVLQPPSAQCQEIHLTAIIRHGTRYPTTRNVKDMQQLHNIVLQNASGKESWLREIQNQWTMWYTEDLDGRLVQKGVNDHKHLAVRLSKLFPSLITEEKLRGGLIKFITSSKHRCVNSTLSFKAGLTELLAITDEEFDHEVNDNLMRFFDQCTRFVEDVDKNPSAVAEVDKFKQGPEMRRVQEKIADRLRIAYSLITYDLAEAAFYLCAYEFAIKAINSPWCQLFDEEDAKVMEYASDLREFWKRGYGHDINSKSSCILFHDVFSRLDKAASENKSGQQVTEAVTVQVGHADTLLPLLTLLGFFKDNETLTSTNYATTTQRSFRTSHMLPYAANLLLVLYDCGDGDLRLQPLLNEKPVTFPGLTEASIPLYQEVKEHYRELLQGCDFETECQLLKSPAKV from the exons ATGCAGAACTTTCTTTGGAAATTCATCGTCTTTCCTGTTCTTATCTGCTCCTGCTGTTTCTGTGATAATGTGAACACAGAGGACAATCCAAACATACCAGCAATCGCCAAATATTTCAACACAAAAGGGAGATACGAAGAAGTAAATCCACATCTTAgagaggacatactggctgcaaACAGATCAGTTTTGCAGCCTCCATCTGCACaatgtcaagaaatccatctgaCTGCGATAATAAGACACGGGACAAGGTACCCCACGACCAGAAACGTCAAGGACATGCAGCAGCTTCACAACATCGTCCTGCAAAATGCATCAGGTAAAGAGAGCTGGCTGCGTGAGATCCAGAACCAGTGGACGATGTGGTACACAGAGGACTTGGACGGCAGACTCGTCCAGAAAGGAGTGAACGATCACAAGCATCTGGCAGTCCGGCTGTCAAAGCTGTTTCCATCATTGATCACAGAGGAGAAGCTCAGAGGTGGTCTGATCAAATTCATAACCAGCTCAAAGCACCGGTGTGTCAACAGCACACTGTCCTTTAAGGCAGGACTGACAGAGCTTTTGGCCATTACAG ATGAGGAGTTTGACCATGAAGTGAATGATAACCTCATGAGGTTTTTTGACCAGTGCACCAGGTTTGTGGAGGACGTTGATAAAAACCCTTCAGCTGTGGCCGAGGTGGACAAGTTCAAGCAGGGACCAGAGATGAGGAGGGTCCAGGAGAAGATCGCAGACCGTCTCAGAATAGCCTATAGTCTAATCACATATG ATTTGGCTGAGGCTGCATTTTACTTGTGTGCTTATGAATTTGCTATCAAGGCAATAAACTCACCCTGGTGTCAGCTGTTCGATGAAGAAGATGCAAAG GTGATGGAGTATGCAAGTGACCTGAGGGAATTCTGGAAAAGAGGCTACGGCCATGACATTAACAGCAAGTCAAGTTGCATCCTCTTCCATGATGTGTTCAGTCGACTTGACAAAGCAGCAAGCGAGAACAA GTCAGGCCAGCAGGTGACAGAAGCTGTGACAGTCCAGGTTGGCCATGCAGACACCCTCCTGCCCTTGCTCACCCTCCTGGGCTTCTTTAAAGACAACGAGACCCTGACTTCAACCAACTATGCCACAACAACACAACGCTCCTTCCGCACCAGCCACATGTTACCATACGCCGCCAACTTACTCCTGGTGCTGTACGACTGTGGTGACGGTGACTTGAGACTGCAGCCTCTGCTCAACGAGAAGCCTGTCACTTTCCCTGGTTTGACTGAGGCCTCCATACCGCTCTATCAGGAAGTCAAAGAGCACTACAGGGAACTGCTGCAAGGCTGTGACTTTGAGACTGAGTGCCAACTGCTTAAGAGTCCTGCTAAAGTTTAG